A window of Coriobacteriia bacterium genomic DNA:
TGAGCCGCGAGCCTCCGACATCGTCATCGCACCCCAGGTTGGCGCGGCGCCCCACGGGGGCCCGCACGCAGGGGGCCCGCGGGCCTTCTCGACCCGCGGGCCCCGGAGGATCCGCTATCCGCTCCCGATCAGGAGGCTACAGCCCCATGGCCGCCTTGACGGCGTCCTTGATGGCCTTGCTCGTGATCGTGGCGCCCGAGACGCCGTCCACGCCGTCGATCTCGTCGGCGGTGGACAGGCCCACGAGCTTCTCGGGGAGCTGCTCGATGGCCTTGGTGCCGATGCCCTCGGTCTCGGAGTTCTCGCCGACCTCGACGGAGGCGATCTTGCCGTCGGCGTCCAGCGTCACCGTGACCGGGACGTTGCCGCCCATGCCCTTGCCCGTGCCCGTCAGCGCGCCGTCGGCGGCGGGGGCAGCAGGAGCCTCCTCAGCGGCGCCGAAGTCGTTCTCGTCGCCCAGGCCGGCCGGCGTGGACTCGACCTTCGGGGCAGCCGCGTAAGCAGGCAGCTCCTCCTTGGCGGCGGCAGCGTTGGCGCCGGCGATCTGGCCGAAGATGAAGCACTCGGCCACGTTCGTGCCGCCCTGGTACATGCAGCTCGTGATGCCGCCCATCTCGCCGGCGGAGTACAGGTGCGGGATCGGGTTGCCCTCGAGGTCGAGGATCTCGGCGTTCTCGTTGCGCTCCGGGCCGCCCTGCGTGTTGAGGATGAGGTTCTTCAGCTGCAGCACGTAGTAGGCAGCGCCGTCGAAGGCACGCAGCGTGTCAGCCGGACGGCCGCACTCGTAGTCCTTGCCGGCATCGGCGTACATGTTGAAGTCGTCGATCGTCTCCTGGAGGTTCTCCTCCGGGCAGCCGATGGCAGCGGCGGCGTCAGCGATCGTGGCGCACTCGACGACCGAGTCGGCGAAGTCGGCGTTGAGCAGCTCGGCCGCCTTCAGGGCCTCGAACTGCGTCTTGTCCCACACGGCAAAGATCTTCTCGGGGTACTTCGGGTTCTCCCACAGGCCGTTGCCGTCAGGCATGTGGCCGTGGCGCACCTCGAAGCTCTCGTCGCCGAAGCGCTTGCCCCACGTACCGACGATGACCACGGCGCCCGTGTTCATCTCGTTCTTGGCCAGCGTAACGGCCTGGATAGCGTTGAGGCCGGGCTCGGTGTAGTAGCCGCAGCCGTTCATGCCGAAGCCGCCCTCGTAGGCGACCATGTGCCACAGACGCGCGCCAGCGTCCATGCACATCTTGATGCCGTCACCGGTGTTGAACAGGCCGCCGATGGGAGCGTAGTCGATGACGCCCAGGTAGTCCTGGACCATCTTGGCGTCGTCCTCAAAACCGCCCGTGCAGACGCACACGCCGTTGTTGGCGCGGACGTTGCGCGCGGTGCCCTTGCGGTCGACG
This region includes:
- a CDS encoding FAD-dependent oxidoreductase; amino-acid sequence: MHTPEVSRRNFVKGAALGAAAMGLTAGATSALAAESAESYTFADTVKWDAQYDVVVLGMGFSGMISAMEAADAGASVLICEKCTEGESGGNSKVCGQLFAYGNDDAEATLSYYKALAGSREVPEAMIKTIADGVTSMATTMSEKFGMNRDEFVDWTGMPVIGVMSPEYPEFEGSDKIGLWTTHQGLSDSFLFQSMRSRLADNYAGKIDVWFETPGTGLIQDPESKTIVGVTVDRKGTARNVRANNGVCVCTGGFEDDAKMVQDYLGVIDYAPIGGLFNTGDGIKMCMDAGARLWHMVAYEGGFGMNGCGYYTEPGLNAIQAVTLAKNEMNTGAVVIVGTWGKRFGDESFEVRHGHMPDGNGLWENPKYPEKIFAVWDKTQFEALKAAELLNADFADSVVECATIADAAAAIGCPEENLQETIDDFNMYADAGKDYECGRPADTLRAFDGAAYYVLQLKNLILNTQGGPERNENAEILDLEGNPIPHLYSAGEMGGITSCMYQGGTNVAECFIFGQIAGANAAAAKEELPAYAAAPKVESTPAGLGDENDFGAAEEAPAAPAADGALTGTGKGMGGNVPVTVTLDADGKIASVEVGENSETEGIGTKAIEQLPEKLVGLSTADEIDGVDGVSGATITSKAIKDAVKAAMGL